The genome window GGTACAGTTTACTGTAGAAATATTTGACTCTCCCTTTGCCAGCCGGCAGAGGCACAGTTGTGCATAATTTTCTCCCACCACTTATTGACTTTATTGATTTGTTTAACAGCAGCATATTAACTCTACGGCCCATGGATCTCCCTAGACATTTGCAGCTATGGATCTTTCTGGATGTCTAATTAACAATCTTTCTTAGGCAGTGTGTGGTTCAGCAGATAATTAAGCAAAAGGTAGCCTATAAGAATTcgcatttgttttttaatctcacaTTTACTGGCAGTCCTGCATCTACAATATTGGCTACTACTCCTGAGAAAACCCCTACCATGAATAATTATAGTGTAAATTGGAAGACACAAGAAAACCTGATTTTTAATCTGGCAGCCCTGCATCTGCTGGGGGGGCAAATGTGCATGACTGAAACATGACTGGGAGTTTGCGGTTGCTGAGGCAGCTGACTTCACAGGATGTGCCTGCAAAACAGAGGAGGGCATTGTCTCTCCCGCTTGTGAGAGCCTGTGAGGGGTGGCTATTTTTACATGAACACCAAGTTGAGGAATGCAGCGCAGAGCCGTTGGCCACAGTCATCATTGCAAACAGCTGCAAGTTGCAAACCCCCTCCcttttcctccctcttcctcctccctcccttctcccatcagcCCTCCTACATGGAGGCATCAGAGCCGCTGAACTGGATTGGACAGAGCTGACATCATTGTGTTCGCCTCTTTTGCTGCGTTGTCCGGAAGTTGAAAGTCTGATGCAACTGGTGTTCGCTGTTAGAAATGCCGAACATCAGTTAAAACCAGCTTTTACTCTCGTGTTTCAGCAGTattgctgaagaaaaaaaacacggaAGACTTGTTTAAATCAAATTTGACTGACATTacaactttttttccctcccttgtTAAAACACCCTAAAAATGAACACTGGGCTTTTTCAACACTAATGCAGGGTTTTTCCtgcatataatttttttttccacgtTGACCAAAAAGATTTTGGCCAACCACCAAAGGGAAACCAACAGAACTGTGATTTTTAAAccagttgtttttaaatggggTTTAATTCACTTGAGCTTAAGATGCATTTTAATTATCAAATgtccagaaaaaaataaaaaggcagaaaatgtCTTAGATTTTTCTTGAGTAAGTGGCCACGGGGACATGGTCTTGTGTAGTCACCCTCTCAAAGGCTCATTTTGAGCGGGAAAATCCCTGTAATGCTGTAAGACACAATCATATAAAGGGCCTTTCCTCTGCTAATCAGTGTTTTGTCCTGCTCTCTGGCTTGTCCCTGCTTTTTTTTGAGGTGAGCACTGACACCTGGTGGTTAAAGACTGTAACTCTTCTGTTCCTTCCAGGATGAACAGATTGAATTGAGTAAGCAGGAGCTGACAGTGGTGGACATTCAGCAGAAAGTGAAGGAGTACAATGCTCAGATCAACAGCAATCTGTTCATGAACATGGTGAgctgtgattcttcacaacaaaTCCCTGCTTTTCCCTCCAAagcatttttatcttttagtttaatatttgtttttttccctttaacagAACAAGGATGGGTCCTACACCGGCTTCATAAAGGTGCAGTTCAAGCTGGCCCGACCCGTGTCTGTTCCCACCCCAAAGAAAGGAGGCAACGACACAGGCGGGAGGCGGGCCAGCGGAGTGAAGCGGCGCACCTCTTTCTACCTGCCGAAGGACGCGTCCAAGCATTTGCACATAAGTTCTCGAACTTCGGCTCGTGAGGTCATCGAGGCTTTGTTGAAGAAGTTCACCGTTGTGGACAATCCCGCCAAGTTTGCTCTATTTGAGCGCAGCGAGCGTCACGACCAAGGTATTCTGCTTTAACATTAAATCGTGatttcgtttctttttttatttaatgtgtttGGTGATCGCTAAATGGTTTCTTTCTCCTCCAGTTTATATCCGTAAGCTGTCTGATACCGAGCGTCCCCTTCGTCTGCGTCTGTGCGCTGGACCGAATGAGAAAGTCCTCAGTTTTGTGCTGAAAGAGAACGAAACTGGCGAAGTCAATGTGagtaaaacataaacagctctACATCCAACACGTATGGATCGTTCACCTTCAGATATACCAATTTAacttctctctcgctctcggTTGCAGTGGCATGCCTTCTCCATGCCCGAGTTAAAGAACTTCCTGCGGATTCTGCAGCGTGAAGAGGAGGAACATATCAAGCAGATCGTGCAGCGCTACGCGTTGGCTCGCACTAAAATGCAGGAGGCTCTGGCTGGCTCAACGCCCGGCTGAGATGCCTACGCTCAGAGGGGCTTTAGCGTGCACCTTTCGGCTGGACGATCGCCAGAAGTTGACCGGCCATCGATGCATTCAAAGATCCCAGAGAATCCAACTCCAAACGCCTCTTGGTGAACGAGAGTGTGAGACAGGGCGCGAGactatgagagagagagagcgctaGCGCGAATGTGCATGTGAGATGATGTGAGAGATGAGACGTGCCTTACACCTGGAGAGTCTGATGTGCCTGAGAGAATGAGTTGAGAGAATTGACGACTGGCAGATGAGACAGTAATGTCTTTAGCTTTTGGTTACTGTAGGATTATCCTGCACCTCAGCTGTGTTATTTTTCCAGAAAACCAAAATTGGTAATATTTCAAATAATGCATTTAATCCCCTTTGCCTTCACTCAACAACCCACCATAATAATGATGCTTCTCACCCTCGGGTTAAACACATACTTGCTGTAAGGTATTTGGATTTTCACTTGACCTAAGCTCCGAGTCTGCCATGTCCTCTCTTACACCCCTGATGGGTGCAACTCTGAATTTCACTGACAATTTGTGAGTGTGACTGATGTATGGACATTTGTATGGAACTATGAATGTCTGCGAAAACAGTGCCCAAGTCACCCTGGTTGACTGGAACCTTGAATGAATATTTCTTTGGATGTGTTTAACTGGAAGTTTCCTGTCATTCCTTTAtatctttgttttgttctgtcctttaaaacaaaatgtttgtcTTCTGTCACTCTGTTCACTTTCACTGTATGGAAGTCTATGCACAAATTTACTTGTTGTAGCAATCTTAAGAATGTCGTGACTAATGTGCACTGCGTTTAGTAAAGAATTACCAAAAAATCTATTacgtttttgtatttttttttcttttttttacaggtgcagtgctgtgaaaaagcatTTGCCCCCTCTCaaattttcattatttattaattttttttattgcgtatttgtcacatttaatgTTTTAGATCATAAGCTCATTTCAATATTAGACAAAGGCTTATCCAGGGCTGGGTTGTGGGGCCAGCAGCAAACCGAGAGCCAACTCACCCAGGAGCAATCCAAGACAGATACCCGAACCACCTTAACACTTTTCAATACAAAATGCCCCCACCCTTTTTTTAATGATGACTATATTTATTAaggctaaaacaaaacaaaacaacacaaacagctATCGAAACCAATCTGGTCCTATGTGGGGAAAAAGTAATTGGTTGTGTCACCCATGGCAGCAAAAACGGCAGTGAACTGTTTGCGATAAAAGGCATTGAGGAATTTGGCCCGATCTTTGCAGTATTGTTTTGGGACACATTGGAGTGTTTTCAAGCGTGAATGGTCTGTTTAAGGTCACACCAAAGCATCTCATCTGTCCTCTGAAAAGTCTTGGGAATCTATAGGATCTTTTTTTGTTCGCCCGTGGCATAGATATGCTCTTGGGACTAATTTTGATACACtggccactcctgggaaggttaACCACTGTCCCAAAGCTTTAAAATGGCTTTATAGCCCTTTCCTGACTGATAGACGTCAATGATTATTTTGTTGCTGTTCTGGACAGATCTTTAAACTGCTTCCCTTTGTTAAACAAGTCTTATTTAAGTTATGTTTTGATTCGACAGGTCTGAAAGTAATCAGGGTTAGgtcagggttttgtttttgtttttttaacgaAATGGGGGTAAATACTTTCTCACAGTACAGTGTGCAtactatacatttttaaattcagaTATAGGTATGAACACccactttaaacataaaaaagattCATTTAACGCACctttgaataaattctttagTTAAATATTGGTGACGTTTTTTCTTTAATAGTCGgtcagatcagctgatctccaTCGTCGGTCGGACAGCAACGGCCAGCGCTAGCTAAACATAGCTAGTAGTAAAAGTTATGACAGGACATGTCAGGTTTAGTGTACCATAAGGTAAGATGTTTGTCAGAATCCCGTGTAtaaagcagcagtgtgtttgcagACTCGTCTATTGTTTAACCTGCGTCTGTAGTCGGAAGCTAACAGTCTGTTAGCTTACCTCACCTAACTGTGCAGGTACCGTTAGCCGGTAGTCATTAGCCACATGTAGGTCACCACACATCAAACGGGCGCCGTTGCAAAATATTAGACGATGTACAATATATTGTGAAGCCgtgggtgtgtttttaagtAACTTGTAAGGTGTCAAGCGTTTTGAGTGACACTTAATGCGTTTAGGTTCGGCTTTTTTGTGGCCCGTTGGTTAGCTTACGGTGAAGCTACCGTAGTGTAAAGTAACGATATAAAACAGACGGAACTTTTTTTTATAGAAGTGAAGAAGCCCCTTGAAATAAATCATACCTAGTAAGTCTAGTTGCCTTGTCTTTCAAGCTCTCAAGATTATACTTAGATGTTTCTGAGTTTAGCTTGGCCATTTTCTGCCAACAGAGTCCTCTGTGCACCAAAATAGAGCCAGCAGTCAGTAAGCAAACAACGTCTTAACAGCTGGCAGCTGAGTAAACAGTTCACTCGGACACCAGACAGTGAAATTTACTTATTTATGTACTTTCACTTTTCAGGTTCTGACCTTGGTAAGCAATTGAGCATCTGGCTACCAACCAGACTGAACGCTCTAATCTGAGACTAACTATGCCTTATCTCTGAGAATGGGAGGAAGTGGATCCAAAGCCAAAGGTGTCTGGCCTTTCTCAGGCAGCGGAGGCGAGTCAGGAAATGATGGGAACGAGCAGTCTCTGGCCCGGCTGAAAGGCTCTAAGAATGCAACACCATTTGTTTTTACAAGGAGaaggtaaataaataatacagtgGATATGCTGTTGAAAGGACGTTTTCTATCCCACCCTTGAGTTTGAAAAAAATCCATTCACACAATACTAACACATACATTTGCTATGCAAATTACACTCGCCCTGAGACAAAATGCAAGCCTAGTTAGCAGTtccaaaatattatttaaattacaaaaacagcTCTTGAGGAATACTGCCAAAATGGCATTTTGCTTTTGTCCTAAGTTCTTAATAAGCAAATTGCATGCCAAATATTAAAGGTCatctttaattaattttttgttttgattttgttgacATGTCTTAAACTGTCATATCCCACTAAGTCATTTCTTATCctgataacaatataaatcaaTATAGTGCATTTattgtaaattctgtgaaaGGTTTATATAATCACCACGCGGAATCACCCGCTCCAAACACTGAGTTAAACTGGCGCCGATTTCTTTTGTACATTTAACTTAAATAATCAAAAGTGAAATAATTATGGGCCTTGTGTGGAGTTACCCATAGTGACACATACTAGATGACCCTACGCATTCCCCATGACTCAAGTGCTTCCCCAAAGCCTCTGACTATCATTACTGCTCCTGTATGGTTGTATCCTgtttagagatggaccgatccgatattacgtatcggtatcggtccgatactgacctaaattactggatcggatatcggagaaaaataaaaaatgtaatccgatccattaaatatcacgaaagcacctcac of Maylandia zebra isolate NMK-2024a linkage group LG5, Mzebra_GT3a, whole genome shotgun sequence contains these proteins:
- the LOC101479128 gene encoding ras association domain-containing protein 1 isoform X1, with amino-acid sequence MSWEEFIELRDLRSTKEQIELTGTRAPCSPPRLERTNALRISPGRVPDLLSRVGIIRVLSSSQDPQLTEEKGEGHDFQPCSHAQPTWCDLCGDFIWGLYKQSLRCVNCKFTCHYRCRALIQLDCSWERGSLADPTCVVEYTIETDTNVDEQIELSKQELTVVDIQQKVKEYNAQINSNLFMNMNKDGSYTGFIKVQFKLARPVSVPTPKKGGNDTGGRRASGVKRRTSFYLPKDASKHLHISSRTSAREVIEALLKKFTVVDNPAKFALFERSERHDQVYIRKLSDTERPLRLRLCAGPNEKVLSFVLKENETGEVNWHAFSMPELKNFLRILQREEEEHIKQIVQRYALARTKMQEALAGSTPG
- the LOC101479128 gene encoding ras association domain-containing protein 1 isoform X2, which gives rise to MPVVSMTTAASSSDKTPSFEMTWGSSTSSGYCSDSDSDSEFEQYFTARTSFFPKIRKDTVSPAVKQDEQIELSKQELTVVDIQQKVKEYNAQINSNLFMNMNKDGSYTGFIKVQFKLARPVSVPTPKKGGNDTGGRRASGVKRRTSFYLPKDASKHLHISSRTSAREVIEALLKKFTVVDNPAKFALFERSERHDQVYIRKLSDTERPLRLRLCAGPNEKVLSFVLKENETGEVNWHAFSMPELKNFLRILQREEEEHIKQIVQRYALARTKMQEALAGSTPG